In Sesamum indicum cultivar Zhongzhi No. 13 linkage group LG1, S_indicum_v1.0, whole genome shotgun sequence, the sequence AAGTTTCACATGGTTATTAATCAAGATATTGGACAGCGAATGAAAATAACGTAAATTATTAAACCATACAGCAACTCAAGCATCACATATCGACTATCGCTCCTTCACCAAGGGTGTATACGTGTACCTTGGAGAACGCAGGGCCGGCTTTGGGATCGGTATACCAGTAGAATTGGCCTTCATGGGTGCTGATGCTTAGGGCTAAAGATAAGTACATATAGAGTGAAGGCTTCCACACCTGTGGGAATTGTATGGTTCTCAACATCCCCTTCACAGCTTCTCTCAGCTTTTCTGTTGACTGCAAACATAAAACTGAACTTAATTACATATTGGGACATAGTTCTTGCAGCAGTTGCAACTATTAAAGTAGCACTAATTCCAGCTTTCACACTGTTGAATGAAAGTAAAAAGTCTGTCCGAAAATTACAGTACAGGTCAAAATTTCAGTACTAATTACCTCTCATGTTCTTAAATCGAATCAATCATGAATAACAATATCTACAACGGTGGGGCGGacaattttttacaaaatgatCTCGACTTTaagatataggacgaaaaataaaaaattaaaataaaattggctggacatattaaaaagaatatgtattcacattcttcaagtctaataATCAAGAACCAACAAGAATGTGGGGTTTGGTAAAAGCCCCCTCGCCCAGTAGTCACTGCCCACATCCCAACTCTGTACATAGCTttttcaaacaagaacaaacatgTGCTTTGCTTCgataatgcatttttttttagattctTATAGTTAGTGGCTAGTTAGATCtcttatatatgttgtaataattatttacggGGAAAGAGGATTATAAATGAACTAATCGATACAGCACGAAACTAGTTAGTAGTTGTTTATGATTTTCATGTTATATATAGTAGCGTCAATTATTCGAATTCAGTTCCCTCATCTCAGATCAGTAACTTACCGTACGtttcatttcaaatatatatacatgtgacTTGTATACATGAAGTGGAAATTTGATTAGTTCTAACCTTGTTCTTTTGGACATGAAGGTCATCAGTTGTTCTCAGCTCATAGATCACAAAGCCAAGCACAATTAGGGTAGCTGGTGGAATTGCTAAAATCCCCAATGCAACCTACAgaatatgtgaaaattttagtGTGAAAAAACAttcatgtatgtatatatttagtgtTCCTAAGCAACATATGAATGatgaacaaatattaaaagaccTGAGCTCCAAGATGATGAACAAAAAAACCACTGGAGGAGTAGCCTAAAAGAGCACCAGCTGATGAACAGAACCCACAAAGGCTTTGCATGTCAGCTGCCAGAGACCTAATCTCAATACTATTTCTTGCAATGCAGGCATCTATGGTCACATCTGCAATGGCCACCCCGGCCGTCACCCCTATCAGACAAGTCAAAGCTAGAACCACCGGCAACTGACCTCCGGCAGCCACAGACAAGGCGGACACCGCCCCGACAATCCCAGCCATCACAAAATATGGCCTGCGGCGATACCCTTTCACCGGAAAAACATCGGTCAAGAGACCCCAGATGGGTTTCATCACCCATGGAATGTAGTATAGGCCTACAAAGAGCTGCACAGCTGATGGTTGCAACTTCTGGACATCTTTCCAGTAGTAGTCGGAAACGACCTTGAAAAATGACCCGGAGAAGCCCTGGTTGAGGCCGTAGACGAGCATGACTCCAAGAACAAAGGTGGGGTTGAGCCTGGAGGAGAGCATTTGCAGCCATTGCAATGGCTCAAGAATGGTTGATGATAGAAAACATGGTCTCCTTGAGCATTTTTCTGAGCCATCGTCGTAGTTATCCTCCTCCTGTTCTTGATCTGTTTTGGTTAAGGGTTTTTGTGATTGATCTTGTTCCATTGGATTGAGATGTTGCATTTCTGAAGGGCACATAGTTGAGGATGACCATGGATGTTGGAGTAGACCATCAGGATGCAGTTTGAAAaatcttcaagaaaatcagTTAGAGATGTCTAATTCCAAGAGCTGGAGTATTAATTTTTACCTCGATCACATCATCGTCAACTTGTAATAGAATAATGTACCTTCTTACATCTGCAAGTCTAAATTATCGCACAACGGACATACATATTAGCAACTTGATGTTGTATTATATGTTGCATCGGTCTTGACAGTGGGGTCGGGCAGCTGgtaatactttatttaatccaaataaactgttattttaacataaattaatattgagtaGCACAGTTGCAATACATCggtgcaaaattttattttaaaattacaaataaattcttttttatcatttttattattacattaagtgggagaaaatagaaatatgtagttagagagagagagaagaaaaagtagATGAGATTCAAAAGTCTAATCTGGAGCTACTAATTAATTCGGATTGATTCCTGCAAGTTGCAACAGCAAGATTTTCAACAGAAAGTGTTCTCTTTTTGAAGTGAAAAAGCAACATCTTAGACTTCTTAAGAGTAAATAAGAATTGTTACTGTGACCAATTGACCAACCAATACCTCATATCTTGGATCGCTGCAACTCCTGGAAATACTCCCTGCACTAGTTCCAACTGGTCTTAACACATTCTGATCACTAAAAAATAACCAATCTGGATTGAACATCAACAACATATCCTGATATCCGGCTTCAAATAAGATATATACACTAGTAGAACAGAAATTTCAAATGTTTTCCGATCACTCATTTATTCAATGTCCGACGAAAATGTACAATATAAGACAGCATAAATCCAAAACATATCCTGGTATACAAAAGCTCGTCCTAGAGGAGTAGACATATGTGGAATTCATGCTGCAAGAAGCTTCTTAATATCTTTCTGCAACAGGCAAACAAAGACGAAGAACAGTAAATACCGCAGAATTCATGATGATCCAGTAAATGAttaagagggaaaaaaaaaaaagatcaagaaaagaTGGATTAGTGAAGTAACCTTTCGGGTATATTGCAAATTTTACTACAAATTCACAGGAGTTAAGGGAGTTCATTTCCATTTCTGGAGTTCGTAGTTAAAGCAAGAACGAAATCCATGAGAGACATATTTTTGGTGCATTCGATAAAACCACTAATCACCATAGTAGAAATTCACCCATTGATTAGACGCTTagctaaataaaattatggtgCGTATATGATTTCCCAGAAAGGACTTGAATTTTTTGCTTCCAAGTCATTCTTTATTGAAGTTTCCTTTTGCTTCCCAGTCATTTGTTATTCTATGGAAACTTCAAGCTACAAATGGCATTCAAACCTTTTGTCTTTAGGTGGAAAATGGAAGTCAAgaatcaaaacataaaattcaGACGATCACGATCCTCTATTACTATTAAACATAATGTTAGGAATAGGAAGTATGATGGCAAAAGGTTTACCTCTATTTGGAAAGGGGAAGTTGTTGGTGGATATCTTTCAACAACTTTACCATTTTTGTCGACTAggaatttctcaaaattccatttaATCAAATCACCGAGAAACCCTCCAGCATTTGACTTCAGGAACTGATAAACAG encodes:
- the LOC105164417 gene encoding probable folate-biopterin transporter 6 → MCPSEMQHLNPMEQDQSQKPLTKTDQEQEEDNYDDGSEKCSRRPCFLSSTILEPLQWLQMLSSRLNPTFVLGVMLVYGLNQGFSGSFFKVVSDYYWKDVQKLQPSAVQLFVGLYYIPWVMKPIWGLLTDVFPVKGYRRRPYFVMAGIVGAVSALSVAAGGQLPVVLALTCLIGVTAGVAIADVTIDACIARNSIEIRSLAADMQSLCGFCSSAGALLGYSSSGFFVHHLGAQVALGILAIPPATLIVLGFVIYELRTTDDLHVQKNKSTEKLREAVKGMLRTIQFPQVWKPSLYMYLSLALSISTHEGQFYWYTDPKAGPAFSKEFVGMIYAIGAMASIVGVIIYHKTLRNYPFRALLCFAQILYGVSGMLDLVFILRWNLALGVPDYVFVVMEECVSRIVGKVRWMPMIVLSSQLCPLGIEGTFFALLMCIDSLGSLTAKWGGGVVLHLLNVTRTDFKNLWLSVLIRNILRLSTLGLVFLVPNADPSEVLIPPDVLTKNNGKNMDEEESIQMVPLNKKPQD